From Cellulomonas chengniuliangii, the proteins below share one genomic window:
- a CDS encoding ABC transporter ATP-binding protein gives MDGLTIDAMSVRYDDARKGRDQGPPAVDGLSLEVRRGEVVALLGPSGCGKSSVLRAIAGLEPLAGGAVAWDGQDLAGVPVHRRGFGLMFQDGQLFPHRDVAGNVEFGLRMARLPRAERRARVAGLLDLVGLAGYGARSVATLSGGERQRVALARSLAPQPRLLLLDEPLSALDRALRERLADDLRAALVATGTTALFVTHDHDEAATVGDRVAVMSAGRLLQAATPADLWRRPATREVAEFLGYEAFVPLDSPLGARVRASLGGDIPAGARLAALAEGALVVLPGDSLAEAGALARGVVLSSAFRRGRTELGVRVEGIGRVTAAARPGVSAAPGDDVALGVDPQAVALL, from the coding sequence ATGGACGGGCTCACGATCGACGCCATGAGCGTCCGGTACGACGACGCCCGCAAGGGCCGCGACCAGGGACCGCCCGCGGTCGACGGGCTCAGCCTCGAGGTGCGGCGGGGCGAGGTCGTGGCGCTGCTCGGACCCTCGGGCTGCGGCAAGTCGAGCGTGCTCCGCGCCATCGCGGGCCTCGAGCCGCTCGCCGGGGGCGCCGTCGCCTGGGACGGGCAGGACCTCGCCGGGGTCCCGGTGCACCGTCGCGGGTTCGGCCTGATGTTCCAGGACGGCCAGCTGTTCCCTCACCGGGACGTCGCGGGCAACGTCGAGTTCGGGCTGCGCATGGCGCGGCTCCCCCGAGCGGAGCGGCGCGCCCGGGTGGCCGGCCTGCTCGACCTCGTGGGGCTGGCCGGGTACGGCGCGCGCTCGGTGGCGACGCTGTCGGGCGGGGAGCGGCAGCGGGTCGCGCTGGCCCGGTCGTTGGCGCCGCAGCCGCGCCTGCTGCTGCTCGACGAGCCGCTGTCGGCCCTCGACCGGGCGCTGCGAGAGCGCCTCGCCGACGATCTGCGGGCCGCCCTCGTCGCCACCGGCACCACGGCGCTGTTCGTCACGCACGACCACGACGAGGCTGCCACGGTGGGCGATCGGGTCGCGGTGATGAGCGCGGGGCGCCTGCTGCAGGCGGCAACCCCCGCCGACCTGTGGCGGCGGCCGGCGACCCGCGAGGTCGCCGAGTTCCTCGGGTACGAGGCGTTCGTCCCCCTCGACTCGCCGCTGGGCGCGCGGGTGCGCGCGTCCCTCGGCGGGGACATCCCGGCGGGGGCGCGGCTCGCGGCTCTCGCGGAGGGCGCGCTCGTGGTGCTCCCGGGCGATTCCCTCGCCGAGGCCGGGGCGCTGGCCCGTGGCGTCGTGCTCTCGTCGGCGTTCCGGCGTGGGCGCACCGAGCTCGGGGTGCGCGTCGAGGGCATCGGGCGGGTGACCGCTGCGGCACGCCCGGGGGTCTCGGCCGCGCCGGGAGACGACGTGGCGCTGGGGGTAGACCCGCAGGCTGTGGCCCTGCTCTGA
- a CDS encoding ABC transporter permease, whose product MDGHRHGLTTLDAPRPSAPASSGRPPRAGRGRSGVGGALWWALAAAVPLAFLGVFFAWPVATLVARGFTTDGALDLSAFTEVFARQRTWRIIGLTLAQAGIATVIAVALGVPGAYVLHRRRFPGRAAVRAFVTVPFVLPTVVVGVAFRSLLATGGPLDFLGLDGTFAAIVAALVFFNYALVVRTVGGLWEHLDPRTEQAARALGASPLRAFGSVTLPALAPAIASAASLVFLFSATAFGTVLVLGGMRYGTIETEIWIQTTQFLDLRAASVLSVVQLVIVAAALAVAARARRTRERALSLAAPAGGERPLRLRNGSDAVAAGVTALVVVLIALPLASLVVRSLRTPTGWGLGNYAALGTTGGGNALTVTVWEAAANSLRIAFDATVIAVVVGGLVALVVSRRPRRRSARRAVSLLDAVFMLPLGVSAVTVGFGFLLTLDNPFGLDLDLRRSALLVPIAQAVVAVPLVVRTVLPVLRAIDPRLREAAAALGAGPGRVLASVDVAMAVRALGLAVGLAFAVSLGEFGATSFLARPDRPTLPVVIFKLIGRPGAENHGMALAASVLLALVTAGIISVAERLRGPAGGEL is encoded by the coding sequence ATGGACGGACATCGTCACGGGCTGACCACGCTCGACGCGCCCCGGCCGTCCGCGCCCGCCTCGTCCGGCCGCCCCCCGCGTGCGGGGCGCGGTCGGTCGGGCGTGGGCGGGGCCTTGTGGTGGGCGCTCGCCGCGGCCGTCCCGCTGGCCTTCCTGGGCGTCTTCTTCGCCTGGCCCGTCGCCACGCTCGTGGCCCGGGGGTTCACCACCGACGGCGCGCTGGACCTGTCCGCGTTCACCGAGGTCTTCGCGCGGCAGCGGACCTGGCGGATCATCGGGCTCACGCTGGCGCAGGCCGGCATCGCCACGGTGATCGCGGTGGCGCTCGGGGTGCCGGGCGCCTACGTGCTGCACCGTCGCCGGTTCCCGGGGCGCGCCGCCGTGCGGGCCTTCGTCACGGTCCCCTTCGTGCTGCCCACGGTGGTGGTCGGCGTCGCGTTCCGCTCGCTGCTCGCCACCGGCGGCCCGCTGGACTTCCTGGGGCTGGACGGGACGTTCGCGGCCATCGTCGCGGCGCTGGTGTTCTTCAACTACGCGCTCGTGGTGCGCACCGTGGGCGGCCTGTGGGAGCACCTGGACCCGCGCACCGAGCAGGCGGCACGGGCCCTCGGAGCCTCGCCGTTGCGGGCCTTCGGCTCGGTGACCCTGCCCGCACTGGCCCCGGCGATCGCCTCGGCGGCGTCGCTGGTGTTCCTGTTCTCGGCGACCGCGTTCGGGACGGTGCTGGTGCTGGGCGGGATGCGGTACGGCACCATCGAGACCGAGATCTGGATCCAGACCACCCAGTTCCTGGACCTGCGCGCGGCGTCCGTGCTGTCCGTGGTGCAGCTCGTGATCGTCGCGGCGGCGCTCGCCGTCGCCGCGCGCGCCCGCCGCACCCGGGAGCGCGCCCTGTCACTCGCGGCGCCCGCGGGAGGCGAGCGCCCCCTGCGGCTGCGCAACGGGTCCGACGCCGTGGCGGCCGGTGTGACGGCGCTGGTGGTCGTGCTGATCGCGCTGCCCCTGGCCAGCCTCGTGGTGCGCTCGCTGCGCACGCCCACGGGGTGGGGGCTGGGCAACTACGCGGCCCTGGGGACCACAGGCGGCGGCAACGCGCTCACGGTGACGGTGTGGGAGGCCGCGGCGAACTCGCTGCGCATCGCGTTCGACGCGACGGTCATCGCGGTGGTGGTCGGGGGGCTCGTGGCGCTCGTCGTCTCCCGCCGCCCTCGCCGCCGCTCGGCCCGCCGCGCGGTCTCCCTGCTCGACGCGGTGTTCATGCTCCCGCTGGGTGTCTCGGCCGTGACCGTCGGGTTCGGCTTCCTGCTCACCCTGGACAACCCCTTCGGGCTCGACCTCGACCTGCGCCGCAGCGCGCTGCTGGTGCCGATCGCCCAGGCGGTCGTCGCCGTGCCGCTGGTGGTGCGGACCGTGCTGCCGGTGCTGCGCGCGATCGACCCCCGGCTGCGCGAGGCCGCCGCCGCGCTGGGCGCGGGGCCGGGCCGGGTGCTCGCCTCCGTCGACGTGGCGATGGCGGTCCGGGCGCTGGGGCTCGCCGTCGGGCTCGCGTTCGCCGTGTCCCTCGGCGAGTTCGGCGCCACGTCCTTCCTCGCCCGCCCCGACCGGCCCACGCTGCCGGTCGTCATCTTCAAGCTCATCGGCCGGCCCGGCGCGGAGAACCACGGCATGGCGTTGGCCGCGTCGGTGCTGCTCGCCCTGGTCACCGCCGGGATCATCTCCGTCGCCGAGCGCCTGCGCGGCCCAGCAGGAGGGGAGCTCTGA
- a CDS encoding thiamine ABC transporter substrate-binding protein, giving the protein MPRTTMPHRSAGARRASPTPAARARRAGAVAAVAALALSACSAIDASDDPSSPSDTVTLVTHDSFAVGDGLIESFERESGLRVEIVTPGDGGSLVNQLVLTKDAPLGDAVFGIDNSFASRAIDAGVLDPYTSQAPAAADAEQYAPDDSGSLTAIDVGDVCVNVDDAWFAERGLAAPATLEDLARPEYRDQLVVTNAATSSPGLSFLLATVGAFGEDGWQEYWQRLQANGVKVVESWSDAYDVDFSGGSGQGQRPLVLSYASSPPFTVPEGGSEPTTSALLDTCFRQVEYAGVLANAQNPDGARQLVDFLLSDEVQAGIPGSMYMYPVSGDVELPAEWARWAPLADAPFAVAPAAIEQHRDEWIRAWTDIVTG; this is encoded by the coding sequence ATGCCACGCACCACCATGCCCCACCGATCCGCGGGAGCGCGCCGGGCCTCACCGACCCCGGCCGCACGAGCACGTCGGGCGGGCGCCGTCGCGGCCGTCGCGGCGCTCGCGCTGAGCGCCTGCTCGGCTATCGACGCCTCGGACGACCCGTCCAGCCCGTCGGACACGGTCACCCTCGTCACCCACGACTCGTTCGCTGTGGGCGACGGCCTGATCGAGTCCTTCGAGCGGGAGTCCGGCCTGCGCGTCGAGATCGTCACGCCCGGTGACGGCGGGTCGCTGGTCAACCAGCTCGTGCTGACCAAGGACGCGCCGCTCGGCGACGCCGTCTTCGGGATCGACAACTCCTTCGCCTCGCGGGCCATCGACGCGGGTGTGCTGGACCCCTACACGTCGCAGGCCCCCGCGGCCGCGGACGCGGAGCAGTACGCCCCGGACGACTCCGGCTCGCTCACCGCGATCGACGTGGGCGACGTGTGCGTGAACGTCGACGACGCGTGGTTCGCCGAGCGCGGGCTCGCGGCGCCGGCCACGCTCGAGGACCTGGCCCGGCCGGAGTACCGGGATCAGCTCGTCGTGACGAACGCCGCGACGTCCTCCCCAGGGCTGTCGTTCCTGCTGGCCACGGTGGGCGCCTTCGGCGAGGACGGCTGGCAGGAGTACTGGCAGCGGCTGCAGGCGAACGGCGTCAAGGTGGTCGAGAGCTGGTCCGACGCGTACGACGTCGACTTCTCGGGCGGCAGCGGCCAGGGCCAGCGGCCCCTCGTGCTCTCGTACGCGTCGTCCCCGCCGTTCACCGTGCCCGAGGGCGGTTCGGAGCCGACCACGTCGGCGCTGCTCGACACCTGCTTCCGGCAGGTCGAGTACGCCGGGGTGCTGGCGAACGCGCAGAACCCGGACGGCGCCCGGCAGCTCGTCGATTTCCTGCTCTCGGACGAGGTGCAGGCCGGCATCCCCGGCTCCATGTACATGTACCCGGTGAGCGGCGACGTCGAACTGCCCGCCGAGTGGGCCCGGTGGGCGCCGCTCGCGGACGCCCCCTTCGCGGTGGCCCCCGCGGCCATCGAGCAGCACCGCGACGAGTGGATCAGGGCATGGACGGACATCGTCACGGGCTGA
- a CDS encoding DUF4235 domain-containing protein translates to MNDEQKNSMLAKVAGAAVALAAAWVAHKAIDAAWKAASGHKAPKPDDDGDAGLSELVAAAALSGALVAASRVLATRGTKSFASRVNRNRLTR, encoded by the coding sequence GTGAACGACGAGCAGAAGAACTCGATGCTCGCCAAGGTCGCCGGCGCGGCCGTCGCCCTGGCTGCCGCCTGGGTCGCCCACAAGGCGATCGACGCCGCGTGGAAGGCCGCCAGCGGGCACAAGGCGCCGAAGCCGGACGACGACGGCGACGCTGGCCTGAGCGAGCTCGTCGCGGCCGCAGCCCTCAGCGGCGCCCTGGTCGCCGCGTCCCGGGTGCTCGCCACCCGCGGGACGAAGTCCTTCGCGTCGCGGGTGAACCGCAACCGCCTCACCCGCTGA
- the mnhG gene encoding monovalent cation/H(+) antiporter subunit G: MSIDWMAVADVVASACMIGGAFLAFAAGVGVLRFPDLLSRMHAGTKPQVLGLVLVLIGLALRLGPGPEVGALVLVVLFQMITAPVAAHMVGRAGYRTGKVRKDLLVVDELTLDQARADSAEPQNVAPPVPDNDQRPEPGARPDASRRNDPDTDGKPGFD, from the coding sequence ATGAGCATCGACTGGATGGCTGTGGCGGACGTCGTCGCGTCCGCGTGCATGATCGGCGGGGCGTTCTTGGCCTTCGCCGCGGGCGTGGGCGTGCTGCGCTTCCCCGACCTGCTGTCGCGGATGCACGCCGGCACCAAGCCGCAGGTGCTCGGCCTGGTGCTGGTGCTCATCGGCCTCGCGCTGCGGCTCGGGCCCGGGCCCGAGGTGGGCGCGCTCGTCCTGGTGGTGCTGTTCCAGATGATCACCGCGCCCGTCGCCGCCCACATGGTGGGGCGCGCGGGCTACCGCACCGGCAAGGTGCGCAAGGACCTGCTCGTGGTGGACGAGCTCACGCTCGACCAGGCGCGCGCGGACAGCGCCGAGCCGCAGAACGTCGCGCCGCCGGTGCCGGACAACGACCAGCGGCCCGAGCCGGGAGCCCGCCCGGACGCCAGCCGCCGGAACGACCCGGACACCGACGGGAAGCCCGGCTTCGACTGA
- a CDS encoding monovalent cation/H+ antiporter complex subunit F, which produces MSDWVVIVCSALLAVGCAMAVVRVEKGPSMLDRTVALDIVVATMISAGALYAAVERRADIVPILVALALVGFVASVTIARFASVEPEGEGRVRTREEIAAEEAERLRRESAAGPSADPSGDQYGGELR; this is translated from the coding sequence GTGAGCGACTGGGTGGTGATCGTGTGCAGCGCGCTGCTGGCGGTCGGCTGCGCCATGGCCGTGGTGCGCGTCGAGAAGGGCCCGTCGATGCTCGACAGGACCGTCGCGCTGGACATCGTCGTCGCGACGATGATCTCCGCGGGCGCCCTGTACGCGGCCGTCGAGCGTCGTGCGGACATCGTGCCGATCCTGGTGGCGCTCGCGCTGGTCGGGTTCGTGGCCTCCGTGACCATCGCGCGGTTCGCCTCGGTGGAGCCGGAGGGCGAGGGGCGCGTGCGCACCCGCGAGGAGATCGCGGCTGAAGAGGCCGAGCGGCTTCGCCGGGAGAGCGCCGCGGGTCCCAGCGCCGACCCCTCGGGCGACCAGTACGGCGGTGAGCTGCGATGA
- a CDS encoding Na+/H+ antiporter subunit E has protein sequence MSPSRRRSVIRQWPTVVWLAFVWMMLWGSLSVANLIVGLLIGVLVTGGLRMTPIVFHGRVRPLGLMRLVGRFAFDLVRASFEVSLLALRPGHVPHGAVIGVQLRSHSDLYLTLTSELSSLVPGSLVVEAHRLTGKLYLHVLDVEQSGGVEKARQTVLAQEERVLRAFASDEELRQAGLPLRPARGRRGEGVNA, from the coding sequence GTGAGCCCGTCGCGCCGCCGGTCTGTGATCCGGCAGTGGCCCACCGTCGTGTGGCTGGCGTTCGTCTGGATGATGCTGTGGGGCTCCCTCAGCGTCGCGAACCTGATCGTCGGGCTCCTGATCGGCGTGCTGGTCACCGGCGGCCTGCGGATGACGCCGATCGTGTTCCACGGCCGCGTGCGCCCGCTGGGGCTGATGCGCCTGGTCGGGCGGTTCGCCTTCGACCTGGTGCGCGCGTCGTTCGAGGTGAGCCTGCTGGCGCTTCGCCCCGGGCATGTCCCGCACGGCGCGGTCATCGGCGTGCAGCTGCGCAGCCACTCCGACCTGTACCTGACGCTCACCTCCGAGCTGTCGTCGCTGGTGCCTGGCTCCCTCGTGGTCGAGGCGCACCGGCTGACCGGCAAGCTGTACCTGCACGTGCTGGACGTCGAGCAGTCGGGCGGTGTGGAGAAGGCCCGGCAGACGGTCCTGGCCCAGGAGGAGCGGGTGCTGCGCGCGTTCGCCTCCGACGAGGAGCTGCGCCAGGCGGGGCTTCCGCTGCGCCCGGCTCGCGGGCGTCGTGGGGAAGGGGTGAACGCGTGA
- a CDS encoding Na+/H+ antiporter subunit D, with protein MNDPTWLVPLPVVVPLFGAGLALALYRKPRAQRLISVIALSLVLAASATLLVLADGGPLVVDVGGWAAPVGIDLVADRLSALMLTISSAVTLAVLLYSLAEGDADGDEAAPVSIYHPTYLVLTAGVANAFLSGDLFNIYVGFEILLAASYVLLTLGGTGERIRAGSIYVVVALLSSALFLISIAMIYAATGTVNLAQLAVRLPEIDPGVRLVLQIMLLVAFGIKAAIFPLSAWLPDSYPTAPAPVTAVFAGLLTKVGVYAIIRTQTLLFPEGRLDDVLMWAALATMIIGILGAVAQDDIKRLLSFTLVSHIGYMIFGIALSTTMGWTASIYYVAHHITVQTALFLVVGLIERRGGTTSLDRLGGLAKLAPVLAILFFIPAMNLSGIPPLSGFLGKVGLLQAGVELGTPLAYTLVVGGVVTSLLTLYALVKAWNKAFWQTPPAELPDTRLPGGMIGPTAALVGLGLALTFAGGPLYAYTERAADALKERSPYIDAVLPDGVRGAGESADVVSDEAVIELETPAPEVTP; from the coding sequence ATGAACGACCCGACGTGGCTGGTGCCGCTGCCCGTCGTGGTGCCGCTGTTCGGCGCCGGGCTGGCCTTGGCGCTCTACCGCAAGCCGCGAGCGCAGCGCCTGATCAGCGTCATCGCGCTGAGCCTGGTGCTGGCCGCCTCCGCGACACTGCTGGTGCTCGCCGACGGCGGGCCGCTGGTGGTCGACGTGGGCGGCTGGGCGGCGCCGGTGGGCATCGACCTGGTCGCGGACCGCCTCTCGGCTCTGATGCTCACCATCTCCAGCGCGGTCACCCTGGCGGTGCTGCTGTACTCGCTCGCCGAGGGTGACGCGGACGGTGACGAGGCAGCCCCGGTCTCGATCTACCACCCGACGTACCTGGTGCTGACGGCGGGGGTCGCGAACGCGTTCCTGTCCGGCGACCTGTTCAACATCTACGTCGGCTTCGAGATCCTGCTCGCGGCGTCCTACGTGCTGCTGACGCTGGGCGGCACCGGGGAGCGGATCCGGGCGGGCAGCATCTACGTGGTCGTGGCGCTGCTGTCCTCGGCGCTGTTCCTCATCTCCATCGCGATGATCTACGCGGCGACGGGCACCGTGAACCTGGCCCAGCTCGCCGTGCGGCTGCCGGAGATCGACCCGGGCGTGCGGCTGGTGCTGCAGATCATGCTGCTCGTCGCGTTCGGCATCAAAGCGGCCATCTTCCCGCTCTCCGCCTGGCTGCCCGACTCCTACCCGACGGCGCCCGCGCCGGTCACGGCGGTGTTCGCGGGCCTGCTGACCAAGGTCGGCGTCTACGCGATCATCCGTACCCAGACGTTGCTGTTCCCCGAGGGCCGGCTCGACGACGTGCTGATGTGGGCCGCGCTGGCGACGATGATCATCGGCATCCTGGGCGCCGTGGCGCAGGACGACATCAAACGTCTGCTCTCGTTCACCCTGGTCAGCCACATCGGCTACATGATCTTCGGCATCGCCCTGTCCACCACCATGGGCTGGACGGCGTCCATCTACTACGTCGCCCACCACATCACGGTGCAGACGGCGCTGTTCCTGGTGGTCGGGCTCATCGAACGCCGCGGCGGCACCACGAGCCTCGACCGGCTCGGCGGCCTCGCCAAGCTGGCGCCGGTGCTCGCCATCCTGTTCTTCATCCCGGCGATGAACCTGTCGGGCATCCCGCCGCTGTCCGGGTTCCTCGGCAAGGTCGGCCTGCTGCAGGCCGGCGTCGAGCTTGGCACCCCGCTGGCGTACACGCTCGTGGTCGGTGGCGTGGTGACGTCGCTGCTGACGCTGTACGCGCTGGTGAAGGCCTGGAACAAGGCGTTCTGGCAGACGCCGCCGGCCGAGCTGCCCGACACCCGGCTGCCGGGCGGGATGATCGGCCCCACCGCCGCGCTCGTCGGCCTCGGCCTGGCGCTGACCTTCGCGGGCGGCCCGCTGTACGCCTACACCGAGCGTGCCGCCGACGCCCTCAAGGAGCGGTCGCCGTACATCGACGCCGTCCTGCCGGACGGTGTGCGCGGCGCGGGCGAGTCGGCGGACGTGGTGTCCGACGAGGCCGTCATCGAGCTCGAGACCCCGGCGCCGGAGGTGACCCCGTGA
- a CDS encoding Na(+)/H(+) antiporter subunit C: protein MIDMSPNIVLVVVIGVLFTVGVYLLLERSLSRVLIGVILIGNGANLLFLISGGAAGKPPIVGDAPVSEMSDPLPQAMVLTAIVITLGMTAFLMAMAYRSWQLHRHDEVQDDVEDRRIARLAAIDEHAFTDRDTEDAGETLDDEAAETRDETDEVLRGAEATASEDAGPADADGDAGSANPEERP, encoded by the coding sequence ATGATCGACATGAGCCCCAACATCGTGCTGGTCGTGGTGATCGGCGTGCTGTTCACCGTCGGCGTCTACCTGCTGCTCGAGCGCAGCCTGTCCCGCGTGCTGATCGGCGTGATCCTGATCGGCAACGGCGCGAACCTGCTGTTCCTGATCTCGGGGGGCGCCGCCGGCAAGCCGCCGATCGTGGGAGACGCGCCGGTCTCCGAGATGAGCGACCCGTTGCCGCAGGCCATGGTGCTGACGGCCATCGTCATCACGCTCGGCATGACGGCCTTCCTCATGGCCATGGCGTACCGCTCGTGGCAGCTGCACCGCCACGACGAGGTGCAGGACGACGTCGAGGACCGCCGTATCGCGCGGCTCGCCGCCATCGACGAGCACGCCTTCACCGACCGCGACACCGAGGACGCCGGCGAGACGCTGGACGACGAGGCCGCGGAGACCCGAGACGAGACGGACGAGGTGCTCCGAGGCGCGGAGGCCACAGCCTCCGAGGACGCGGGGCCGGCAGACGCCGACGGCGACGCCGGATCCGCCAACCCCGAGGAGCGCCCGTGA